The proteins below come from a single Triticum aestivum cultivar Chinese Spring chromosome 5D, IWGSC CS RefSeq v2.1, whole genome shotgun sequence genomic window:
- the LOC123122413 gene encoding uncharacterized protein isoform X2 gives MAFASSLLPAPASGVRASHAPELAFPPVNRKGGVSLRRRGARHGVRAEVNESASALAIDALSQVKHVLLPITDRNPYLSEGTRQAAATTTSLAKKYGANITVVVIDDKPKESFPEHDTQMSSIRWHLSEGGFTEFGLMERLGEGKKPTAIIAEVADDLELDLVVLSMEAIHSKQVDGNLLAEFIPCPILMLPL, from the exons ATGGCCTTCGCCAGCTCGCTCCTGCCCGCGCCGGCCTCCGGCGTCCGCGCGAGCCACGCCCCGGAGCTCGCCTTCCCGCCGGTCAACAGGAAGGGCGGCGTCTCGCTGCGGCGCCGGGGAGCCCGGCACGGAG TCAGGGCTGAAGTGAATGAATCTGCAAGTGCTTTAGCGATTGATGCTCTCTCCCAAGTTAAGCATGTTCTACTTCCGATCACTGACCGCAACCCTTACCTTTCAGAAGGCACAAGACAG GCTGCAGCAACAACCACTTCTCTAGCCAAGAAGTATGGAGCAAACATTACAGTAGTTG TTATTGATGATAAGCCAAAGGAGTCATTCCCAGAACATGATACTCAAATGTCAAGCATTAGATGGCATCTTTCTGAAG GTGGATTTACAGAGTTTGGGTTGATGGAGCGCCTTGGAGAAGGAAAGAAGCCAACAGCTATCATCGCAGAGGTCGCAGATGATTTGGAGTTAGACCTGGTCGTCCTTAGCATGGAGGCAATCCACTCAAAGCAAGTCGATGGGAATTTACTGGCTGAGTTCATCCCCTGCCCCATTCTGATGCTTCCCCTCTAA
- the LOC123122413 gene encoding uncharacterized protein isoform X4 → MAFASSLLPAPASGVRASHAPELAFPPVNRKGGVSLRRRGARHGVRAEVNESASALAIDALSQVKHVLLPITDRNPYLSEGTRQAAATTTSLAKKYGANITVVGGFTEFGLMERLGEGKKPTAIIAEVADDLELDLVVLSMEAIHSKQVDGNLLAEFIPCPILMLPL, encoded by the exons ATGGCCTTCGCCAGCTCGCTCCTGCCCGCGCCGGCCTCCGGCGTCCGCGCGAGCCACGCCCCGGAGCTCGCCTTCCCGCCGGTCAACAGGAAGGGCGGCGTCTCGCTGCGGCGCCGGGGAGCCCGGCACGGAG TCAGGGCTGAAGTGAATGAATCTGCAAGTGCTTTAGCGATTGATGCTCTCTCCCAAGTTAAGCATGTTCTACTTCCGATCACTGACCGCAACCCTTACCTTTCAGAAGGCACAAGACAG GCTGCAGCAACAACCACTTCTCTAGCCAAGAAGTATGGAGCAAACATTACAGTAGTTG GTGGATTTACAGAGTTTGGGTTGATGGAGCGCCTTGGAGAAGGAAAGAAGCCAACAGCTATCATCGCAGAGGTCGCAGATGATTTGGAGTTAGACCTGGTCGTCCTTAGCATGGAGGCAATCCACTCAAAGCAAGTCGATGGGAATTTACTGGCTGAGTTCATCCCCTGCCCCATTCTGATGCTTCCCCTCTAA
- the LOC123122413 gene encoding uncharacterized protein isoform X3: MAFASSLLPAPASGVRASHAPELAFPPVNRKGGVSLRRRGARHGGRGFALSLVRAEVNESASALAIDALSQVKHVLLPITDRNPYLSEGTRQAAATTTSLAKKYGANITVVGGFTEFGLMERLGEGKKPTAIIAEVADDLELDLVVLSMEAIHSKQVDGNLLAEFIPCPILMLPL; encoded by the exons ATGGCCTTCGCCAGCTCGCTCCTGCCCGCGCCGGCCTCCGGCGTCCGCGCGAGCCACGCCCCGGAGCTCGCCTTCCCGCCGGTCAACAGGAAGGGCGGCGTCTCGCTGCGGCGCCGGGGAGCCCGGCACGGAG GCCGTGGCTTCGCGCTGTCACTAG TCAGGGCTGAAGTGAATGAATCTGCAAGTGCTTTAGCGATTGATGCTCTCTCCCAAGTTAAGCATGTTCTACTTCCGATCACTGACCGCAACCCTTACCTTTCAGAAGGCACAAGACAG GCTGCAGCAACAACCACTTCTCTAGCCAAGAAGTATGGAGCAAACATTACAGTAGTTG GTGGATTTACAGAGTTTGGGTTGATGGAGCGCCTTGGAGAAGGAAAGAAGCCAACAGCTATCATCGCAGAGGTCGCAGATGATTTGGAGTTAGACCTGGTCGTCCTTAGCATGGAGGCAATCCACTCAAAGCAAGTCGATGGGAATTTACTGGCTGAGTTCATCCCCTGCCCCATTCTGATGCTTCCCCTCTAA
- the LOC123122413 gene encoding uncharacterized protein isoform X1, translated as MAFASSLLPAPASGVRASHAPELAFPPVNRKGGVSLRRRGARHGGRGFALSLVRAEVNESASALAIDALSQVKHVLLPITDRNPYLSEGTRQAAATTTSLAKKYGANITVVVIDDKPKESFPEHDTQMSSIRWHLSEGGFTEFGLMERLGEGKKPTAIIAEVADDLELDLVVLSMEAIHSKQVDGNLLAEFIPCPILMLPL; from the exons ATGGCCTTCGCCAGCTCGCTCCTGCCCGCGCCGGCCTCCGGCGTCCGCGCGAGCCACGCCCCGGAGCTCGCCTTCCCGCCGGTCAACAGGAAGGGCGGCGTCTCGCTGCGGCGCCGGGGAGCCCGGCACGGAG GCCGTGGCTTCGCGCTGTCACTAG TCAGGGCTGAAGTGAATGAATCTGCAAGTGCTTTAGCGATTGATGCTCTCTCCCAAGTTAAGCATGTTCTACTTCCGATCACTGACCGCAACCCTTACCTTTCAGAAGGCACAAGACAG GCTGCAGCAACAACCACTTCTCTAGCCAAGAAGTATGGAGCAAACATTACAGTAGTTG TTATTGATGATAAGCCAAAGGAGTCATTCCCAGAACATGATACTCAAATGTCAAGCATTAGATGGCATCTTTCTGAAG GTGGATTTACAGAGTTTGGGTTGATGGAGCGCCTTGGAGAAGGAAAGAAGCCAACAGCTATCATCGCAGAGGTCGCAGATGATTTGGAGTTAGACCTGGTCGTCCTTAGCATGGAGGCAATCCACTCAAAGCAAGTCGATGGGAATTTACTGGCTGAGTTCATCCCCTGCCCCATTCTGATGCTTCCCCTCTAA